Genomic window (Zingiber officinale cultivar Zhangliang chromosome 2B, Zo_v1.1, whole genome shotgun sequence):
TCTATGGTTGCTTAGTCACCTTTAGTCAAACAAATCAAGGAAGCACAAGTTGATGATCAATACCTCAAATTCTTAAACATAGAACACAATTTAGGACCGCAAGCAAATTTTTCACGCGATGAAGATGAGACTCTCCATTTTTTAGGGTGACTGTGTGTTCTCGAGACACACCTGATTAAAGAAGACATGCTCCAAGAAGTGCATCGATCACGATTCGCTGTCCATCCAGGAGGTACCTATACATATTGAGACAGAAAACTCTCCTACAGTCCTACTAGTAGAACAATATGAAGGCCATTGTAAACTTTGTAACTTGATGCTGATATGTCAACAAGTGAAGGTGGAACATCATAGTGATGCATCGGAAGAGTGGTGGACCCATAGCCCACAGAGAGCATCAAAGATCAACATGGTTACTCTATAAGATTTTATCCCAAGTATCATTTTTGACAAAGAACCATGTTTCATCTCACAACTCTTACAGGATTTCCAATGCATCGATCACGATTCGCTGTCCATCCAGGAGGTACCTATACATATTGAGACAGAAAACTCTCCTacatgttggtgcaatcttaggtcaaggttgacctgactcaggttgacctgactcgagttgtattttgatgtttgacgagaatagaaaagttctattttgatgtttgacgagaatagaaaagtatgtttgacgagaatagaaaagttgtattctgatgtttgacagaatacaaacttgggagattgtgggtgcaatctttggtcaaggttgaccagacatctggtgaaaagtccaagtatgaagacttggcacgggaaaagtccaagtatggagacttggcacggaaaagtccaagcagggagcttggcacgggaaaagcccaagtatggagacttggcacggtaaagtccaagtatggagacttggcatggaaaagtccaagcagggagcttggcacgggagaagtccaagtatggaagcttggcatgggaagtcggagagagctcggtagctcggtagctcggtagctcggcagctcgttctccggactaggtcagagagggctcggtagctcgttctctagaccgaatggagtcggagagggctcggtagctcggtagctcggtagctcggcagctcgttctccggactaggtcagagagggctcggtagctcggtagctcggtagctcgatcAGAAGAAAAAgggcgttggatcggtctatggaccaatccacatccaatctgatcggtcgccacgaccgatcagaccagcctcagaccgatcaggctgtggtctgatcggtccaggggtctgtgatcggtctgctgaccgatccacagttaagttcattatgcatgcgctttctctgacagtttctgattcgcacttctttttgcccatctctgtttaaccttctgctgtgagtcttttggagatacaggttgcaggtaccataccagtgcttagtttcaaattaagcctcatcaaaggaatgagacaaaggatctttccactgctttctctgcgtcaaataCATTTAaagcagcaacggctacaggttgcgattggctgtgtttctggcagTGGTCAGGCGACGATTGacttaactcctggtgattgattcgagctcagaggcaccagtgaagaccgtggttctattggtgtgagctcagagaatcagaataggaagagaagcgattggtGACGcagtagcttgcagcagggattcggtgcaggttggcagcgatccggtgcaggctgatcgaatgcagagacataagaagcagtgtatgctgaaaagaaaaaaaaaggaagtgaaaagctgtgtgtgtttcggttgagagcttgctgtgttcttggactttgtcttcatcatcttcgtggctgtgagcttacttcgatttcctttgagccactgtgatatgtaagtcttgtgtgcttcattttaaatctgttcgaagactttgtggagaggtttctccaccgagaaggagaaatacttagccggaatctgtccgggggttgatctaccgaaagatcaagggatcgtccaccttacggacacgccgaggagtaggggcaagttatccccgaacctcgtacatcattatattagtggtgttttgttttcttccttgtattagtttgtttttgcttatttccgctgtgctaacaaagttctggaagaaaatttgtgtaagtttgtgaagagactattcacaccccccctctctagccatccgaaggtcctaacactacAGTCCTACTAGTAGAACAATATGAAAGCCATTGTAAACTTTGTAACTTGATGCTGATATGTCAACGAGTGAAGGTGGAACATCATAGTGATGCATCGGAAGAGTGGTGGACCCATAGCCCACAGAGAGCATCAAAGATCAACATGGTTACTCTACAAGATTTTATCCCAAGTATCATTTTTGACAAAGAACCATGTTTCATCTCACAACTCTTACAGGATTTCCAATAAGATATGACTTCATTGTAAAACAACTTTTCACCCTCAGGCAGACAGATAGATGAAACACATCATTCAAATACTAGAGGACTACTACAATAATGTGTAATGGACTTTGAAGGCAACTGGAAAGATCATTTACATCAAGTGGATTTTAACCATAATAATTAGCTAGATATCAATATCAAAGTAGCAGCAGTACAGTAGATATAACCCATATAGTAGTGATTATCTACATTAAACGTATACCATCATGTAGTATGATAAGGAAGAGTTACTCCCTAACATTCAGAGACTTGTTAGGATACTATAATGGATTAACCTAGTAATATATGGTCTAGTGTTACTTTTAGATGAGGATACCTTAATGTTACCTCTTAATTAAGAAATTTGAGAACCAAattttattagtgagggagaatattATACAccataattatatatttagagaaaagattaatcaaattaataaatatgAACTTCATTTAAATTTATACCAAAGAAAATATCACAATAATTCATaatgaataaagaaataaatataagaatatatataattttattgaaaattttagaatttaaaaagaatttatggatattttattaggataaatcGGTTAGAGTTTGAGAAAGCCTCTTTGACCTATTCTATTTAAATGAAGAGTTAATTGAAATATAAATCTAAGTTCGGAAATTAAAActttagtttgaattaaaattcTCCCCACCGTTGCTCGCCTCTCCTCTATCGTCGAACATGATGTGCCTGTGCTGCCTCATCGTCGAACCGGCCGCAAGCTCCGTCGTCACCCATGAGCCACCATGCACAGTAGCATGTCTAGTAGCCGTCGTTGTTTTAATGTAAGTTCCTtagtttttaattattaattaattttttgacgGGTTGATGAAAACGTTGAGGGCGAGTGTATTCGTCTTTTGTCACAATGTCTAGTAGCCATCGTGATCCCACGGGTCATCCGAATTAATAAGTGGTGGCATGCTTGTCACATAAGGTCGTGGGATCGAACCGCAGGGTTGTCGGGGCGTAAATCTCTGGACCCTATACACCTCACCCCACCATCACTTGTCCGCTCGgctaccgtgatttacctccctcgtgatggcatGGGGTCGGGTGCAGTGGGGACGCTGGGGACGAacgatttcgccttttgccatatGTCCAGTAGCCGTCGTCCCTTCGGGATGGTtgagtggctagcgcatgaggtattACCACTATAAGGTCTAGGGtttgaatctcgacaaagtcgaggtaaatgtctcccttatgtactAATTAATATTCTAAAAACTAATAACCGTCCGTGATTTATTTTTTTCGTATTGATCCTAAAAGAAATTGACGGGAACACTAGAAACAAACGTATTCCCCACCGTTTGACTTTCCCGATCATGCGCCACTGCAATGTGCCTCTATCAAGGTCGACCATCGCCATGTACTGCTATTGTTGTGGACCTCCATCGATCACCATCCCATTCTTGATCCTGTGCTACCAttgaccgttgtgagccaactaTAGAGTAACAGATCGATTAATTGGCTTAAgttttatttgattgattaattaaatcctATTAACAATAGTTTAAAAAGTAAATTGATGAGTGACAGTAGTGTTAATTTGATTATATTAATCGgaattagattattaattaaggTTGATTAATGCCAATTAATGGTTGTTTGGTTAACAAATGAATTGGATTTATATTGATTAAATCATGTTAAAGGTAAGGTTTAATTGAACCTATTACTAactaggtttgataattaattaagtttaatgtattgattaatttatggattaattagatttgatatatgttgattaatttattttttatttggttaTTAACGAATTGACTAATTAAATATTTaggttattaatttattaaaaatttaattaatcaagattgattagaaattaattaatcagATTGATTAGATTATTATATtgattaataaatcaattaatagattaattaattaattaatagaaaTGATTAATTGGTTAGAATCCTTAGATACTATTCGTGCCTTTACATGTAGATTTAAGCAAGAGACATGCCCTATGACTTGATGATCAAAGGGCATTCTATGTTATAAAGATGAGTAGTTCTTCTTTTGAATTATTTAGATCTTTGATCTTAATATACGATTATTTTTTATTGTATATTAATTAGGTAGCAATTACTTTCTTACCTTATATCCACTCTCTATTGTTCTTGCAATTAACCTTttgttgtttgattttattttagtcTATTTGATATCTATGCAACTTCATTGCTATCCATGCTATTTATTGTCATTTATACTTGTGTTTTTATGTTAGCAATATCATAATGtagcatgaatgtaaaatattGAACTAGGTTACTGGCTCGATATTTATATTCTTGCCTATATGTTAGTGATAGTGTAGGATATTAAATATCCTACTAGGCCCTTGTCGGTTATTTATGTTTGTGCCTATACGTGAATAAGACCATACCATAGTATACGATATCGAGTATTTTACTAGGTTCTTATTTGTTATTTAGGCTTATGCTTGTACTTAGTAATATCTTACTGTAATGTAGCTTGTAGATCATTATTCTTAAATGGATTGTTAGTGCTTGCTTGGTTTgctttatatacatatatatcaTGATTGCCCATAAGACCCATCCATAGAAGCATGTTTCACACATAGTTCATAGATTGATAACTACCTAAAGACAAGTACGATTTGAATTGAATCATAGCTTTGTATCTAAGTTCGAATATGCTGTATATGACTTTTTGAGTTTCAGGTATCATGTAAGGTACTTGGAACCCGAAGTGAATCATTCCAACGATCCCTTTAGTTCTTCAACCTGAGTTTTCAAaatggaattctcttcctcaagttgttgaatttgagttgaggttccattcTCCTCAAGGGCTTTTATCtctttttaaaatgatttgacTCGgacattagacttagctaattttcaagTCAAATTGTAAATCATGACATATAATTTCTCTACTAAAGGACATTTTAACTTAGTGTTTGGTTCGTCTGAATTAGATATGGCTCTGTGGCTTAACTCGAACCGGGTTTGGACTTAGACTGGGATTTAGGCTCAGACTTGGACTCAACCACTTGTTCTCTTGCCATTACCACCATGAAGCTTGCTTGAGCTTGTTCTTCTTCGTCTGATTCCTTCGATGAAGACTCGGCCCCCATTGCTCTCAAGGACGTTTTTCTTCTTTACTTTTTGGTCTCCTTTTAGTTTAGGCATTCAACCTTGAAGTGTCCTGTTTTATTGCACCCATAGCATATCATCTCTGAGTTGGCCTTTGTGGTTCGATTTAGACCCATTTGTTTATTCATTGAATGGATCATCTTTTTGATCTTGCATTTAGTGAACCCTTTGTACTTTTTAAACATTTTCCAAATTAAGTTGTCTAGGTCTGAGgtgatctcctcctcatcttcTTAATCCGATTTGTCTTGAGATTCGAGTTTGAGTCGTGACTTGGACTTCAGCTCCTTGTTCTTGATTTTACCTGCAAATAAAGTAATACCTTTCTAGGTCAAACTTGTATTAGtctattcatgtaattcaaattctgaattttttttttgtctaatttAACTTTGAAAGATCCCTGAAACTTTTTAAGCATTTACCATAGATGTCCACAAGCTATTTCTCAGAAATGCTTTCAATGCGTACCTGATTATGTCAATATTCTTGACTTGTGGGCCGATCAAGTGATCCATTGAGAAAGTCCTGGATCTGGTTGTGTAGTTGACTTGCCAACTCTTCTTCCCGCATCTTAATATTAtacaacttatttaaaaataaatcacgTTTACATATCTTAGTGTTAGATATTCCTTCGTGTAGCTTGATTAGTTTATCCAACAAGTCTTTTACACTGATGAAGGAGTCGACTcagttgagctcttccttggatAGACATCATTGAAGAGTCTATGTTTCTTTAGCGTCAGCTTTAATCTTTTGTTTGACTTCATTGGACCACTTCTCACACCCCAATGGTTCTCTGACTTCTTCCATGGGTAATGTGAATCTGATTTGAATCACATTCTATATCTCCACCTAAGTCTTCAGATGGTACACTATTCAACCCTTCTAGTAGTCGAAATCATCTCCAGAGAAATTGAATGTCTAACTGTTCTGAACCCTTTTGATGGGCCAATaaaaaaacttataaaaaaagaaaataaatcaagaCTTAATCTTCGATTAGTAGTActggaaaaaaatatatgaaaaaaataagaaaaaaacatGCTCGATTGGTGATTGCATCAATTAAGAATGaccctgctttgataccaattgtagaattGTAATAAAAATTAGAAGAGGTGAATAATGCTCATCACtttttctcatttaaaatttcttttaacttTTAGAAATGAGTAGTGGAAATGAAAGATAAAAGAACACCTTTGTTATTATTTGGTTCACAACCTAAGACTACTACTTTAAAGTTCATGATCATCGATAGCTTTGATAGACAATCCCTTATGAGAAAGAGAGTCCTCCTTACAAAAATGAGGAATGATAACAAGCCTATCGCTCCTACAGTATAAAAGCACGAAGATGATTAAAGAAGTGCAAATATACTAACGACTAAGAATCCGGTGATGAGCATTATTGTCATAGCAATGTTTCATCAGAGCATCGGCATTTTAGAGCGAGACGAGAGCAGAGGCACTTGAAAAGTGACAAAGAAGCCTCCGCTCATGACCTTCTTTTATACATGGCTCCCTGCCAGTATGAGTCAAATGACCTCCCATGTCTCTAGACATCTCTAGATATGGTATCTATGCATTCTTTGCACATccactcttttataattaagaatCAAAACAGACAATTTTGATACCCACTAAGGCTAGCTTTTGCTACTTGTCCAAGTCGGACGCTTGCTTAGTGTTTGGGATCCAATTATCTCCATCTCAGCGACTTTCATTTCACATCATCCAACCTTCTTTGCCTTGCTGTTGTCCATTTTAGCATTCGACCTCAATAATAGATTTCCACCGCATCAATTGTCTCAACTTTTAAGAAACAAGGAAAAGATGTTGATATTTTGCCCACGATTCATTGTGATAGTAATGGAAAATGGTTTAGGTACAAACTAGGCCAATCTATTATATTAACATATTGCTCAACTTGATGCTTTCTAAACGAGGGGTGGGCTGGCTGTGGgagacaaggaaaaaaaacaaggtAAAAGGAAATTGATGTGGGTCACTTCTACCATGGTGGAAGATTGAAACCAAAGCTTGAATTTTTCGATGAGGAAGCCAACCTCCGGTAATCATTCGTTGTTGATATTTTCAAGCCAAGTAGCAAGCTCATTTGTTGAGGGTCTCATCTTGGGGGAGTTGTTCAGGCAAAGGTGAGCAATCTCCAGCATTTTCAGCATCTGGTACTCGTACAGTTTATCATATACGTGAGGATCGAAAACTTCAGCCTCCCTCTTCGCCGCCTTCATTAGAAGAACCCATGAGACTAACTCCCTGGCCGCTCTTGGCTTGCACATGTCCAACGGCCTTCTGCCAGTAAGCAACTCCAGTAGAACAACACCCAAGCTATATATATCACCTCTGAAAGTAGCAACGGAGGATTGGCCGTATTCAGGAGGAATGTAGCCCAACGTACCAACTAAGTCTGTTGTTACATGCGTGTCATAAGGCAAAATAAGTCTCGCCAGCCCAAAGTCGGCAAGATGAGCTTCAAACTCGTTGTCAAGCAAGATGTTGCTCGACTTAATGTCTCGGTGTAATATGTGGGGATCACATGATTGGTGAAGGTATGCCAAACCCCTTGCGGCGCCTTGAGCAATCCTTAGTCGTTTGTTCCAATCTAGTATTGAGCCAGCTCCTTCTACCTTCTCGTGAAGCCAGTAGTCCAAACTCCCATTCTCCATGAATGAGTAGATTAGAAGTCTGTCAGTCCCAATTTTGCAGTATCCTTGAAGTAGAACCAGGTTTGCATGCTGAGCTCTCGAAAGAGCTTCTACCTCTGCCTGGAATTCCCTCTCCATCTGGCCGTAGTCTCCGGAAAGCCGCTTGATTGCCACATTACTACCATCTGGGAGTGTTGCTTTGTAGACTAGTCCGAAGCCTCCACAACCAATGATGTTAGCTTGGTCAAAACTGTTGGTTGATCTCATGATATCACCGATGCTCAGCTCCTTGTTCTCCTTGTTCTGAAACAAAAGCACCAATCTTGACCCCTCCTCTATCTTCGAGTTCCCATTGGTATCCATCACTGGCTCAACTGAATCCTCCCTCCGGCACTGAGTTCTTGATACAAACAGATAGACAACAACCAGGAGTAGAATGGTTCCGAGCGTTGTGCCAGTGACCATGCCAACGATTAAGTTTTTGTCACTCCTTCCATCACCATCTGCTTGTTTGGGAAGTTGAGGTACATCAGAATTGCACGAGTTCAAGTGATAGCCACAAAGACTGGGATTGCCCTCAAAGTCGGAGCCTGAGAATGTCGAGAACTGTCCTCCTGTAGGGATGAATCCAGTTAAATTATTGAAGGCCACACTGAAACTAGAGAGAAAATTTAAGCTGGTAAGTGATAGAGGAATGCTTCCATTCAGTTGATTGTGCGACAAATCTAAGCTCTCTATGCTTGACATGCCTGATAACTGCTCAGGAATAGCCCCTGATAACTTGTTTCTGCTCAAGTCCAATGTATGGAGATTCTTCAGGTTCCCTAGTCCCGGCAAGATTGATCCAACGAGCAAGTTATTTCCTAGGATTAAGGATGGGGGGAAGCTGCTGAGCTGGTTGTACTGCAATCCCTTTCCACTGTTGTTTCTCTTGATGAAGAAGGGAAAATAATCTGTCGAAGCTCCAAGCAGTGACCTATTTGGAGATATTAGGCCTTGGACATGCGCCAAACTTTCTGGGAGGTTACCGCTGAGTGAATTGTTGGACAAGTCTAAATAGAACAAGTAATCGAACTTCCCTATCCACGAGGGAATGGTCCCTTGTAAATGATTCCACGAGAAATCCAAAACCAGAAGCTTGGTGCAGTTTGCTAACCAGGGTGGTACTGAACCGGAAAGGCCGCAGTTCGCGATGACAAGAACCTGCAAATTATGGAAACCATGAATTCGATTCACCGGCATCCTCTCTTTGTAATCGTGGAAATTCATGGTAAGGACTAAACCAGCAAGTGAAGGGAGACCCTGAAGGATTTCCATGGCTGAGGATATGTTGGATAAACTGTTGTTGGAAAGGGAGAGGTAGGATAGCCGAGTAAAATTCTTGAAACTGTTTGGGAGTTGACCGCTGAGGTTGTTTCGCGCAAGATTTAAGGTTCTCAACTCCACACACTGGTGCAGAGTAGAAGGAATGTGGCCACTGAAAAAGTTTGACCCAAGATCAAGATAGAGCAACTTCTTCATCCTTGCGCAGTCTAAACTGATGTCGCCACTGAGTGAATTATTTCTAAGATTGAGTACCCTGAGCGACGATGCGCTCGACAATGAAGAGGGCAAAGGGCCATCAAAGCTATTGGAATGAATAGAAATATACGCTAGCATCCTTAGGCTTCCAAATACATCTGGAATTCTACCCGAGAACGAATTCAGTGAGAGATCCAATTGCTCAAGGTTAGATAGGTTACCCAGACTTGAGCTCAAACCGCCGGACAGCTGGTTCTCTTGAAGATTCAATATCCTCAAAGATGAGAGCATGAACAGCTGCGGTGGCAAGTTCCCCCTGATCTCATTCAAATCAAGTGAGAGCTCCTGAAGAGAAGTACAGTTGGAGATAGCTGCAGGGATTTCACCAGACAATAAGTTCATGGAGAAGATAAAAAATCTAACTCCGGGAGCAGAAGCGCATATGGCCGTAGGAACGGTGCCGGAGAAGGCATTGAAGCTGACGTCGAGCAGGATCAAGTGAGCGGACCCGACGAAAAGAGGGAGAGTGCCATTGAAGAAATTGTAGGAGACATTGAAGTGGCGAATGGAAGGAAGGTATAAATCAGCAGGAATGGAGCCTGAGAAATCATTGAACTCGAGATTGAGCACTTCCAATTGGCGATGACGAAACAAAGTGGATGGAACGGGGCCGTGAAGGGAGTTGTAAGAAAGGTTAAGCCATTTAAGGTAGGATAAATCCGccaagaaatgagagagggagcCCTTCAGGCTCTGGTTTTGAAAGTCCAGTCCGATGACTCGGGGTCCAGAATCAGGCGAGCCGCCGCCGCAATAGACACCGGGCCAAGAGCAACAATCGGTGGAAGAGGCATTAAAGCTCCAACCCCTGCCTTCCGAGTCCAACTCGCCTGAGAACTCCAGCAGAGCTTCGAGCTCATCCGGGTGGCAGGCCTGTTCTTGTGACCTCGTGCACAGGCATAGGCATAGACATAGCGAGAGGAGGCCGAAGAAGAATAAAAAGCTACTAATTCTTTTCGCCAAAAAGACATCCAAGGCGCCACCTTTCTTCGCCACCATATCGCCGCGGATTACTGCGTATTCTGCGAGTCGTCACCTTGCGAAGGTTATCCCCCAAATTAAAGAAACTCCCTAGCTAGTCACGGTAACAATcatgaggaagaagagaagagaagagagaagagaaaaggttAAAAGCAGCCGAGCAGTCACTGGAAAATGGGCTGACAATTTATGGAGTAGTTTGGAAGAGAAAAGTTGGTCTGAACAGGGGCTAGACAGACGGTGAGCATATACAGTGACGGCGACGGTGACTGACAACCGTCAGAACGGGAGTCACGTACGTCGCCGCGCCGCTTTCATGCATGCGGCGCCGGGATTTGCAGGGCAAGTGGAAATGCCAACACTCATCTAAAAGTTCAACTACCCCCTCACTCGTAATTAGTCAAAGGAACTTATCTGAATGACGAAGATATTTCCGTTTTTGGTGATGGATGGGAAGAGCCGAAGAGGAGGACGAGGCTGGAAGCATTAAAGACCGAGAGAAGAATTGATGTTGTGGTTGAGATGACATGAattggttttttttttactttctaaGGAGACAGAGTCATGGATTGCATCAGCCTACTTGTCTGCTCCTCTTCTCTTCTATGAGAGTCTCCCTCTGCACGGCGGTGCTCAGTTCATATGTTTTGcggacatttttcttttttatatttgCCATTTTTGTAAATTATAAGTTGAGTAAAAATAAGTGGATCGttgcttttaatttattatcaaagGCTATTTCTACATATTCTTGCAAATTTACTCTATAAATTCGTCTTTTTCTTATCCGCACAGTTATAAACAACTAATCCATCCTTTTCTTTGCCAACCCATCACATAAACCTCAGTAATTTCTTAAATTCATTCGTATTTCATATCATCCGTTGATCATTATATATTTTCCATGCTTGCCAACCTTCAATCAACGAGATTCTCTCGAGGTCTTAACAAATTTAAGCTTCACAATTTACGAGAAAGACAATTTGACACTCTAATATTCCATCAAATATCAGTaagaaatatttaaacatttttaTTGATTAGAGATTTAAGGTTTTAACCAGGGCTTGTATAGTACAGGTTTAAAAAGGTCAGTATTTAGGGTCTATATTCTTTGAAGTTCGTAGAGTCAATTCTATTGTTGAAGCCTTAAAAGATCAGTTAGGAGTTTTAGATAAAACTATTATATAGATCTAAACTTATAAATTCTCAGCATAAATAATAATTTCGAGCACTACTAActctcattttatatatatataaatcaaacTTCACATACTAAGATTCCATTGCAATCCATAAAATCTTTTCGATTGTACTATGATCTTGTACGAAAGTAGAGAAAATGGTTGGCTAGGAATGGTGATTCTGATGTTGACTAAAAGAAGACACCTTGCTATCCAAAGAAGCCTCTGAAACAC
Coding sequences:
- the LOC122048596 gene encoding phytosulfokine receptor 1-like, which translates into the protein MVAKKGGALDVFLAKRISSFLFFFGLLSLCLCLCLCTRSQEQACHPDELEALLEFSGELDSEGRGWSFNASSTDCCSWPGVYCGGGSPDSGPRVIGLDFQNQSLKGSLSHFLADLSYLKWLNLSYNSLHGPVPSTLFRHRQLEVLNLEFNDFSGSIPADLYLPSIRHFNVSYNFFNGTLPLFVGSAHLILLDVSFNAFSGTVPTAICASAPGVRFFIFSMNLLSGEIPAAISNCTSLQELSLDLNEIRGNLPPQLFMLSSLRILNLQENQLSGGLSSSLGNLSNLEQLDLSLNSFSGRIPDVFGSLRMLAYISIHSNSFDGPLPSSLSSASSLRVLNLRNNSLSGDISLDCARMKKLLYLDLGSNFFSGHIPSTLHQCVELRTLNLARNNLSGQLPNSFKNFTRLSYLSLSNNSLSNISSAMEILQGLPSLAGLVLTMNFHDYKERMPVNRIHGFHNLQVLVIANCGLSGSVPPWLANCTKLLVLDFSWNHLQGTIPSWIGKFDYLFYLDLSNNSLSGNLPESLAHVQGLISPNRSLLGASTDYFPFFIKRNNSGKGLQYNQLSSFPPSLILGNNLLVGSILPGLGNLKNLHTLDLSRNKLSGAIPEQLSGMSSIESLDLSHNQLNGSIPLSLTSLNFLSSFSVAFNNLTGFIPTGGQFSTFSGSDFEGNPSLCGYHLNSCNSDVPQLPKQADGDGRSDKNLIVGMVTGTTLGTILLLVVVYLFVSRTQCRREDSVEPVMDTNGNSKIEEGSRLVLLFQNKENKELSIGDIMRSTNSFDQANIIGCGGFGLVYKATLPDGSNVAIKRLSGDYGQMEREFQAEVEALSRAQHANLVLLQGYCKIGTDRLLIYSFMENGSLDYWLHEKVEGAGSILDWNKRLRIAQGAARGLAYLHQSCDPHILHRDIKSSNILLDNEFEAHLADFGLARLILPYDTHVTTDLVGTLGYIPPEYGQSSVATFRGDIYSLGVVLLELLTGRRPLDMCKPRAARELVSWVLLMKAAKREAEVFDPHVYDKLYEYQMLKMLEIAHLCLNNSPKMRPSTNELATWLENINNE